One Roseburia rectibacter DNA window includes the following coding sequences:
- a CDS encoding P-loop NTPase family protein, with translation MSRIISIGKQDFVSLRKNHYFYIDKTDFIRQWWESEKYRIRQGTYRVIFVSFADVKQNNYKGAVQKIKNIIVDVYRQNRYLNEQECFTENEHRQI, from the coding sequence ATGAGCAGAATCATCAGTATTGGAAAGCAGGATTTTGTATCTTTAAGAAAGAACCATTATTTTTATATTGATAAAACAGATTTTATAAGGCAGTGGTGGGAAAGTGAAAAATACCGCATACGGCAGGGAACATATCGGGTTATTTTTGTCAGCTTTGCGGATGTAAAACAGAACAATTACAAAGGTGCTGTTCAAAAGATAAAAAATATTATTGTGGATGTTTATAGACAAAACCGCTATCTAAATGAACAGGAATGTTTTACAGAGAATGAGCATCGGCAGATATGA
- a CDS encoding PD-(D/E)XK nuclease domain-containing protein, translating into MKIQMESLLNGKTIEVNFDEQIVFSHLAQDESAVWSLLVASGYLKVEDVDAMNYCMNKITLATFSYFDVGREDAGNQEPERFYHGFVLGLIADQTDIYEIRPNRESGFGRYDVMMSRKSGKKQKYRQLYWSLR; encoded by the coding sequence ATGAAGATACAGATGGAAAGTCTTTTAAACGGAAAGACGATTGAAGTTAATTTTGATGAACAGATCGTGTTCAGCCATCTTGCACAGGATGAAAGCGCGGTATGGAGTCTTCTGGTAGCAAGTGGTTATTTAAAGGTTGAGGATGTGGATGCAATGAATTATTGTATGAATAAGATTACGCTTGCAACGTTTAGTTATTTTGATGTCGGAAGGGAAGACGCTGGAAATCAGGAACCAGAAAGATTTTATCATGGATTTGTGCTTGGACTGATAGCAGACCAGACAGATATCTATGAAATCAGGCCGAACCGGGAAAGCGGCTTTGGCAGATATGATGTCATGATGAGTAGAAAGAGCGGGAAAAAACAAAAATACAGGCAATTATATTGGAGTTTAAGGTAA
- a CDS encoding PD-(D/E)XK nuclease domain-containing protein, which translates to MEFKVKNNKKEQKLEETIQAALVQIKEKNYDAELLARGIPKEKIRHYGFAFEGKNVLIGS; encoded by the coding sequence TTGGAGTTTAAGGTAAAAAATAATAAAAAAGAGCAGAAACTTGAAGAAACAATACAGGCAGCACTAGTGCAGATCAAAGAAAAAAATTATGATGCCGAACTGTTGGCACGGGGAATACCAAAAGAGAAGATCAGACATTATGGATTTGCATTTGAAGGAAAAAATGTGTTGATCGGATCGTGA